CCAACGGGACGCCGAGAATCGCGAGGCCCGCGCCGATTCCGATGGCGTCCGCTGCAGCGACAGCGACCGTCGCGCGTACGTATCCGATCAGTGAACCGAAACCTGCGGCCCCGGCGATCCGTATCCGGCGCCTCGATTCGCGCGGAATGATCCGCGTGACGAACTCCCAGATCTGGTCTCCGCCGTACAGGAAGAAGATCAGAGTGAAGAAGGTCAGCAACGCACCGGTGAAGATCTCGGTCACCACCGTCGCGGTGGTCAGTGCGCCGCTGGTCAGCTGTTCGCGATTGGCTTGGACCGCTTTGACGATGGAATCACCGGCTTGGCGGATCTGATCTTCGCTGAAGTGGAACGGGCCACTGGTCAACCAGTTCTGGATCTGTGTGACGCTGGCGGCAAATTGGTCGGTGAGCTGCGGCAGTCCGTCGATGAACTGTTCGACGACAAACGTCATGATCCCGGCGATGATGCCGAGAGCGCCGAGCAACACCACCACAACGGCAGCTGATCGCGGCACGCCCCACGTCTGAATCCGGTCGACGAACGGAATGAGCAGCGCCGACGTGAGGAGCGCCAGCCCGACCGGAATGAGCACCGTATCGAGTCGGTGGAAGACGTATCCGAGAATCACCAGGCCGGCGAAAATCACGATGAGACGCCATGACCACTCGGCTGCGATCCGCACGCCGGGATGGACTGACTTTGCGTCGGACGTGATGGGTTTGTTCATTCCCACTCGAACTCATTCATGGCCGAATCCCCTCCGCATTCCCCTTATCCTGCGTTCTCTTCGGGAGCCTAACTGCCTGAGCCGACAACCGTGGGCAGACACAAATGGGACGCGCATACCAGTAGTTCGATCCTGGCCAGCTAAATTGAACGCTGTGCGGGCTTCATACAGAGCGATAGCGGTGACGATCCGCAGTCGATGGCCCATCTATATGGTTTCGATGCTCGCGGCCAATCTGATCGGTGCGGTGCTGGTCTTTGCCTTTGTGCGGTATGGCGTGCCCATCGAGGAATCCGACGCGATCGTTGCCGATCATGTCCGGAATTTCGCGGTGTTCGGCATTTACCTCGCGTTTGCCGGCGTTGTCAGCCTGACGGCGGCAGCCATGATGCTCCGCAAGGTCATCCGGTGGCGATTGCGCGGCGGTCCCCCGACACGCAGCGAACAGATGGCAGCGTTGCATGCGCCGCTACGCCAGGCCATCGTCCACCTTGTTCTCTGGTTCCTCGGCGGCATCATCTTTGTCATCCTGACGATCAACGAGATGCCCGGGTTGGCTATCGCGGTGATTGTCACCGTCTGTATGGCCGCGACCACGACGTTCGGGTTCACGTACATGCTCGGTGAGCGAATCCTGCGTCCCGTCGCTGCGCTCGCGCTGAGTGAGGGCGAGTTCGACCGGACCATGGCGCCGGGCGTCGGCACGCGTTTGGCGATGACGTGGGGACTTGGCACGCTCATGCCCGTCGCCGGCATCATCTTGCTGTGCGCCACCCAACTCACCACTGATCTCGAGTTCTCACCCAATTCGTTGGCGTGGGCGATCTTGTTGATCTCGATCATGGCGATCGTGCAGGCGTTCGCGCTGTCGATGCTGACGGCCAGTCAGATCTCCGACCCCATCCGGCAACTTCGACGCGCCATCGAGCGGGTACAGCGCGGTGCCACCGACGTTCGTGTCGAGGTGTTCGACGGCAGTGAGATCGGGCGTCTGCAGGTCGGGTTCAACCGCATGATGAAGGAGTCGGACGAGCGTCGTCTGTTGCGCCAGTTGTTCGGCCAACATGTCGGAGAGGACGTGGCTCGACGCGCTTTGCAGTTCGGTACGGAACTGGGTGGTGAGACACGCTTTGTCGCGGTCTTGTTCGTGGACATGGTCGGATCGACGGGCGCCGCGGCCGAACGCCCGCCGGGCGAAGTTGTCGAATTGCTCAATGAGTTCTTCCGCATCGTCGTCGACGTGATCGATCGTCACCACGGCTTTGTCAACAAATTCATGGGCGATGCGGCGCTCGCAATTTTCGGGGCTCCCCTCGATCGACCCGACGCGCCGACGGCTGCGCTCGCCGCTGCCCGCGAGTTGAGATTCAAGCTCGACGCGATCACCGGCCTCGACATCGGAATCGGTGTGAGCGCCGGTTTGGCCGTCGCCGGAAATATCGGTGCCGCGGAGCGTTTCGAGTACACCGTGATCGGCGATCCCGTGAACGAGGCTTCGCGTTTGACCGAGCTCGCGAAGTTCCGTCCCAGCAGGGTCCTGGCGTCGACGAGTGCGCTGTATTTTGCGGACGAGGAAGAACAGGCCGAGTGGGAGCTGGGCGAGCAAGTTCAACTTCGTGGGCGCAGGCGGCTCACTCATCTGGCCTGGCCACAGAAATATCCCGAGGTCGAACCAGAACAGATTGGTTAGTCTGAATCGATGGAACAGACCGGAAAGTCCGCGTGGCGATTGAGACGACCCCCACCGTCCGTCGCCGAGCCCGGTCGGGTTCGCGGACGTTTCTGGTGGATGAAGTATGTTCTCGGACTGGCACTGATCACTCTGCTGGCTGTCGAGGGAACACTGCTGTGGCCAAAGCTCAATGAGTCCTGGCAGGCTCTGACGGAAATACACTGGGGTTGGGTTGCGGCGTGCATCGCCGCTCAAGCCCTCTCATTGAGCGGATACGCATCGGTGCAGCGGCGACTTCTCAATGCTGCCGGCGTAGTGGCCGGGCACCTGAAGAATCTCTCCGTGATCTACGCAAGTACCGCAATGGCACTCACATTGCCTGCCGGGCAGGTGTTCTCCACCGCCTTCACGTACAAGCAGACCCGCAAGTGGGGTGCTACGCCTGTAGTCGCGTCGTGGCAATTGGCGATGTGCGGTGTGATCGCAGCAGCGACACTGGCGCTTCTCGGCGCTACCGGCGCTTTGGCTTTCGGCACCAAGGTCAGTCCGATCACACTGACTATCTCGATAATCTGTGTGGCGCTCCTTTTCGTCGGTTTGCGGTATATCGCCCAGAACCCCGGCAGTCTCGAACGGATCGGACACTGGGTTCTTACCCGGTACAACAATTTTCGCGACAATCATCCAGACCGTGGACTGTCGCGCTGGTCCGAGATTCTCGCTCAACTCGATTCGGTGGAACTTAGGCGCACCGATACGGTCATCGCTTTCGGATGGTCGGCGATCCATCGTGTTGCCGACGTCGCGTGTCTCGGCTTTGCCTGCTGGGCTGTGGGCGCTCAACCCTCGTTTGCCGGTTTGCTGATCGCGTTCACCGCCGCCAAGGCTGTCGGGAGCATTCCTCTGGTGCCTGGCGGTCTGGGATACGTGGACGCAGCGCTGATCACGGCGCTCACCATCGCCGGAGCCACCGGCGCGCAAGCACTCGCGTCACTGTTGGTCTATCGCATGGTGAGCTTTGTCTTGGTGGCGCTGGTCGGTTGGATCGTCTTCCTGATCTCGTTCCGATCGACACATCGCGATGACGCCGACATGACCATCGACTTCGAACGCGGCGAGCAACCGGAGAACTAGCGCCGCAACGCTGCCGCCATGTCGTCGAGGTGTGCTCGACTGATTCGTACCGCTGCCTCCGCGTCGCCGGCTTCGATGGCGTCCACCAACATTCGATGCTCGTCCGCGTCCGGCTGACTGGGTGGATGCAAATCCAGAACGGCGATCAACTCGATCAACGCAGCGCGTAGCCGAGGAACGAAGGTCTCGAAGAGTTCCGAGAGCACCGGGTTGTGCGCCGCAACCACGACCGCTCGGTGGACCGCGATGTCGGCGTCGACGAACGCCGCATCACCGGAGTGCGCAGCGGCGGTTCTCCCGTCCAGTGCTTGCCGCAACGCTGCGACGTCAACGGCGTCACGGCGCTGCGCGGCGAGACGAGCTGCCTCGATCTCGACCGCGTTCCGCACCTCGACGACATGCAGGATGGCTTCGGCTTCGAGCACCCGCGGCCACTGATCCGGCGGCGTCGCACTCCGCAGGAACACTCCGGCGCCCTGACGCGATTCCAGCATTCCGAGCCCCGCGAGCGTGCGAACGGCTTCGCGGATGGTGGAACGGCCGATACCCAATTGAGCCGCCAGAGTGGTTTCACCTGGAAGTTTGTCACCGACCCCCCATTCGCCTCCGACGATGCGCGCCCGGAGGAGCTCAGCAGCTTGATCGGTGAGTAGTTTGCGTTCGACCATCGGCGACACGGGAACTCCTCAGGTTGTCTGATAAGTGATTTCGTTCTAGTGTAACCCGCATGGCTTACCGAGGACTCCTTCTCGACTGCCGCGGCGGGGCCTGAACAGACCGGCACCCCTCCGCGGGGTTCTGCCATGGCCGGTCTCTCACCAAGACCCGCAGGAGAACCCCGATGAGCACCACCTGGAACAAGCAGAAACCATCCCCCATGCCGTCCGAGCGCTATCGCGCCGCGTGGGATCGCGTCGACATCCCGATTTTCGAACGGACCTGGCCGTCGAACCGCACCACCGCGGCACCCCTGTGGGTACCAGTCGATTTGCGTGACGGCAACCAAGCCCTCGCGGAACCGATGGACCCCGATCGCAAGCGACGGATGTTCGAGATGATGGTGGCGATCGGCTACAAGGAAATCGAGGTCGGCTACCCCTCCGCGAGCCAGACCGACTTCGATTTCGTCCGCGACCTGGTACGCCTCGACCTGGTTCCCGACGACGTCACCATCGTCGTATTCACCGCTGCACGAAAGGATTTGATCGAGCGAACCTACCAATCCATCGCAGGACTGCCGAATGCGGTGGTGCACATGTACACCGCAACTGCACCGACCTGGCGCGATGTAGTTCTCGGGAAGGAGCGAGACGAACTGCACGGCATGATCTTTCGTGCCGCCGAGGATGTTGCGCGCGGCGGCGACGGCCATGACGGGTGGCGGTTCGAGTTCTCACCCGAGGTCTTCAACCTGACGGAACCTGACTACATCCTGCAGGTCTGCAACAGCCTCACTGAACTCTGGGACGCGAGCCCCGATCGTCCGGTCGTCCACAATCTGCCTGCCACAGTGGAAATCGCCACTCCCAACATCTACGCAGACCAGATCGAATACATGCATCACAATCTCGCTCGACGCGATTCCGTGATCCTGTCGGTGCATCCGCACAATGATCGTGGCACCGGAGTGGCCTGTGCCGAACTGGCAGTGCTCGCCGGCGCGCAGCGCGTCGAAGGCTGCCTGTTCGGCAACGGTGAGCGCACCGGCAATGTCGATCTGGTGACGCTCGGACTCAATCTCCATGCGCAGGGCGTCGACCCGGAAATCGACTTCACCGATATCGACGACATACGTCGAACAGTGGAGTACTGCAACAGAATCCCGGTGCACGAGCGTCACCCGTACGGCGGTGACCTGGTCTACACCGCGTTCTCGGGAACCCACCAGGACGCGATCAAGAAGGGCTTTGCACATCATTACGAGCGAGCCGAAATCCTCGGTGTCGATCCGTCGCAGGCTCCGTGGGAAGTGCCGTACCTGCCGATCGACCCCGCTGACGTCGGTCGCGACTACCAGGCCGTGATCCGGGTAAACAGCCAGTCCGGTAAAGGAGGTATCGCCTACCTGTTGGCATCGGAATACGGCGTCGAACTCCCCCGTCGCCTGCAAATCGATTTTGCTGCGCGGGTTCAACGTGAAACCGATGGGTCCGGACTCGAGATAACCGCCGACCAGCTGTGGAACCTCCTGCTGCGTGAGTACGGGTACAACGGAGGAATGCGCCGATACTCGGTGGAACACAGCTCCGGTAGTGATGACCTGTTTGTCGTCTTGGATCGAGACGGCCGGGACATTACTGCCCAGGCCAGTGCGTCCGGACCCGTCGAGGCGCTGGCCAGGATCCTGACCGAGAACGGCACAGCAGTCGACGTACTGTCCCTCACTCAACATTCACTTCCCGGCAACTCGGATTCTCCCGGAAGTGCAACTTCTGCCGTCACCATCACGGAAGCCCTGGTCAACGGAGTCCAGCAGTGGGGCGTGGCGGTTCACCAGTCCGTCACGGCGTCGGCGCTTCACTCCGTTTACGCGGCAGCGTCTCACCTATGTGATGCGAGTCACACGCACTTGCGGAAGGATTCCCTGAGGTCCATAGTTGAACCTACAAGCAATTGAACATTCAACTACTTATCAAGGAGTTTCGATGACCGCCGCTACCACCACACTGCCCGCATTGACCGCTGGAACCTGGGTCATCGACACGGTCCACTCGACCGTCGGCTTCTCGGTTCGCCACCTCGTGGTATCCAAGGTTCGCGGGACGTTCGACGAGTTCTCCGGCAAGATCACCGTCGCCGAAGACGGCACCCCCTCTGTCGAGGCCGAAATTTCGGTTGCCTCCATCAACACCAAGAACGAGCAGCGTGACGGCCACATCAAGTCCGCTGACTTCTTCGACGTCGAGAACTACCCGACGGCCACCTTCAAGTCCACCGCAGTGCGCGCCAAGGGCAGCGACTTCGTACTCGCAGGCGACTTCACCCTCCACGGCGTCACCCGCGAGGTCGAACTGAACCTCGAGTTCAACGGCGTCAACCCGGGCATGGGCAACGGCCCCGTTGCCGGCTTCGAAGCCACCACCGTCATCAACCGCAAGGACTTCGACATCTCCATCGAGATGCCCCTCGAAGGCGGCGGAGCAGTTGTCGGCGACAAGATCACCATCACCCTCGAGATCGAAGCTGGTCTGCAGGCGTAATACCGCCAGTGCTGTGCGCCTTTATCAACCGCCCGCGGTTGATAAAGGCGCACAGTCGTATGGTGACCAGGTGAAGAAGTACGCACCATTCCTGCTGATCGACGCCATTCTTGTCATAATCTTCTGCGCGATAGGGCGCCGTACCCACGAAGAAGCCAATGCGCTCGCCGGTCTGGCGAAGACATCGTGGCCGTTCCTGACCGGCCTGGTTATCGGATGGGCTGCCACGTTCGCGCTGTACCGCGACAAGTTCAACGCCGTTCTTCTGCTCCCCACCGGCATTGCCGTCTGGCTCTCCACCGTCGTCATCGGCATGGTCCTGCGAGTGCTCAGCGGTCAAGGTACGCAATTCAGTTTCATCGTGGTCGCCACGCTTGTCCTCGGCGCTTTCCTACTCGGGTGGCGCGCACTGGTTCCGGTCGTCGCAAAAATTCGTGCCAGGTCGTAACCGTGTCGAGCGGTCCGGAACTACCCCAATTGCCCTACGAAGTAGGACACTTCTCGGATGAGTAACTCTACGGAGCCTGCCGAACGGACCGAGAAGGAAGACAGGGGCTTCTTCGGCCAGCCGTTTGCATTGGCCAATCTGTTCGGCGTGGAAATGTGGGAGAGGTTCTCCTTCTACGGGATGCAAGGCATCCTCATCTATTACCTGTACTACAGCGTCAGTGACGGCGGCCTCGGCATCAGCCAGGCGGCAGCGACCAGCATCGTCGGCGCGTACGGCGGCACCGTCTACCTGTCGACGATCCTCGGCGCATGGGTGGCCGACCGACTTCTCGGCTCCGAGCGCACGCTCTTCTACAGTGCTTCGCTGGTGATGGCCGGCCACATCGCACTGTCGGTTCTCCCCGGCATGTGGGGTGTGGGAGTCGGCCTGGTCATGGTTGCCTTCGGCAGTGGCGGTCTCAAGGCTAATGCGACCTCACTGGTCGGAGACCTCTATTCCGAAAAGGATGTTCGCCGCGACGCCGGATTCTCCATCTTCTACATGGGCATCAACATCGGCGGTCTTGTCGGTCCGCTGCTCACCGGAGCCGTCCAGGACGCCTGGGGATTCCACGCCGGTTTTGCTCTCGCCGCCGTCGGTATGGCGCTCGGCCTGATCCAATACACGCTGGGCCGCAAGCATCTTCACGGAATCGGAGCCGAACCCGGCAACCCGTTGCCCGCGGACAAGCGCGCTCTCTACATCGGTATCGGCATTGCTGTGATCGTCGTCGTCGCGGTCGCCTCGATCACCGGACTGATCACCGCGGACAACATGTCCGACGTCGTCGTCGGACTCACGATCATCGCGTCGGTCGGCTACTTCCTACTCATGCTCACCAGCAAGAAGGTGACCAAGGTCGAACGCAGTCGAGTCTTTGCATTCATCCCGATGTTCATCGCGAGTGCGGCCTTCTGGTCGCTGTTTCAGCAGCAGTTCACCACTGTGCCGGTGATCTCGGACAAGCTCCTGGACCGCAATCTCTTCGGTTGGGACTTCCCACCGACGTGGGTGCAGTCGATCAACCCGGTGTTCATCATCATCTTTGCTGGTGTCTTCGCAGCAATGTGGACCAAACTCGGCCCGCGCCAGCCGTCGTCGCCGATCAAGTTTGCCATCGGCACCGGGATCATGGGCTTGGCCTTCCTTGCCTTCATTCCCATCACCGGCGGCGGACCGAACAGCGCACCGCTCCTCGGACTTGCCGGAGTGCTTCTGCTCTTCACCTTCGCAGAACTCTTCCTCTCCCCCGTCGGCCTTTCCCTTGCAACCAAACTCGCGCCCGAGCATTTCCACACGCAGATGGTCGCGTTGTTCTTCCTGTCCGTCGCGTTGGGCTCCTCGATGGCCGGAACCCTCGCCGGTCATTTCGACATCGACGACAGCCAACCGTTCTTCCTGATCATCGGATTCTCGTCGATCGGAATCGGAGTGGTGCTCGCTGCCGCGTCGCCGTGGATCAAGAAGCTGATGCAGGGCGTGCAGTAAGCGCTATTTGACCCGCCCGCTATTTGACCCACAGCCACAGCGCCAAAGCGAATCCCGCTATCGCTACTGCCACCCGCAGTACCGATGGCGGGATTTTCTTGACGACGGGTGGCCCACACCAGCCTCCGGCCAACGCGCCGATAGCCATCGCCAGTGCGGCCACCCAGTGAACTTGACCGGAAAAAGCGAAGATGAGTGCCGCCACCAGATTCGCGATGCCGAGGAAAAAGCTCTTCAGAATCGTGGCCCGCCACACCGTTTCGGAGGTGAGGATGAGGGTTGCGGCAAGAAAGATAACACCGGCACCCGCACCGAAATACCCGCCGTACACGGCCACGGCAAACAGTGCGGCCGAGTAGATTCCCGGACGATCACCACCACCGGACAGTTCACGAATCTTCGGCTGAAGCAGCAGCGCCAGTGCTGCAAACGCAACCATCGCCGGTACCACCGATTCGAAGGAACCCTCCGGCGCGAGCCACAAAATCAACGCACCGATGATGCCGCCGGCGGCCGAATACAGGGACCAGCGAACAAGTTTGGGTCCGGTATCGGCGACTTCGCGCGACGAGTTCGCCAATGCACCAACGCCGACGGCCACCAGTGCCACGGTGTTGGTCATATTGGCGCTGACGGGCGACAACCCGACACTGAGCAACGCCGGATACGACACGATGGACGCCAGTCCGGTGACAAAGCCGACAAGGCCGCTGAAGAATCCCGCTACGACGAGAAAGAGAAAATCGAGCAGGTTCACAGCTCTTGAACCTACCGGGCGCAGATTCTCACCCGCGCCACGCGTCTACGGATGCCCCTCCAGAAACCGTGTCGGCGCGTAGTTCGCCCAACCAGAGTCAGGCCAGTTGAACCACCCGGACGACGCGAGTGTTCCACCGTCCGGATGAAGTGTTGTCCCCGTGATGAAGGTGGAGAGTCCGGAGACAAGAAAGACGACGCTGTTCGATACGTCGGAGACATGCCCGACGCGTCCCATCGGTATCGCCACCCGAGCACCCACCGGAGTTGCCATCGAATGGTCCCCGCTGCCGAATCGGGCAAGATTCGGCGTCGGAACAAAGTCCGGTGCAACGTTGTTCACGCGAATCCGGTCCGGGGCAAGTTCGACGGCCAACGTCCGCGAAAACTGCTCGACAGCAGCCTTTGCCGCAGAGTAAACGGCAAAACCTGGTGCCGCGCGGTGCGCTTCGATGGTGGTGACATTGACGATACTGCCGCCTCGGCCACCACTTTTCATCATCGGCACCGCGAGGGAGCACGCGTGCAGGACGTGATGGAAGTTCGTGCGCAGAAGCGCGTCCCACCCTTTCGGTGTCGATTCGGCAAAAGGTGTGCGAAACGTGCCACCGACGACGTTGACCAGGATGTCGAGCCTGCCCCACCGCTCGTGAGCGGCCTCGAACAACGAGTTCAGCACGTCCGGATCACGCGCGTCACCGTGATGTACGACGGCGTCGCGTCCGCCCTCCGCCAACTCACGACGCAACCGCAGGGCCGCTTCGGCGTCGATGTCGACAACGGCCAGCCGCACTCCGTTCTCGGCAAGATCAGCGGCAATCGCGCCGCCGAGCCCACCGGCACCGCCCGTGATGACGGCCACGCAGCCGTCCAACCCGGCCCGATCTTCGAACCATTGTGTGCTCATGACAGGTACGTGGACCCGAACGCTTCGAGGAATTCGACGGTGGCAGCCAACCCGTCGATGGGACCGGAAACCACCACTGCGGTGACGCCTGATTTTTCGAGTTCTTCGAACACTTCGCGGTGCCGGTCGGATTCGTCTGTCGGCGTGTGGATCCCGTCGCCGTGATAGGAGTACACGACGTCGATGGGCTCGGCGCGTCCGGCGGCAAGCGCCGCATTTCGCAACTCGGTGATGTGGCCGCCGATCTGATCAACCGATCCGAGAGTGGGTGTTCGGGCGGTGGCGCTCAACTCTGCCCCACCCGACATCGGCATCCATCCCTGTGCACGCTCCGCTACGCGGCGGCGGGTCAGCTTGGAGTTGCCACCGATCCAGATGGGGATCGGGTTCTGGACCGGTTTCGGCCGGGCGATGACGTCGAGCGCGCTGAAGTGCTTGCCGCGGTAGGTAAACGGTTCACCGCTCCAGTGCAGCGGAAGCACGTCCAGCGCTTCGTCGAAGAGTTTGTTGCGCTCGTCGAAATCGATACCAAGAGCGTGAAATTCGCTCTTCTGGTATCCGGTTCCGAGTCCGAGTGTGAGGCGGCCACCGGAGAGCTTGTCCAGAGTTGACGCGGATTTTGCCAGTAGGAAGGGGTTTCGATACGGCGCCACGGCGAGATAGGTGAGCAGTCGCAGTCGTTCGGTTGCCGCTGCGACGTAACCGAGGGCAACAAAAGGGTCGAGTGTCTGATGCCCTCCCGAGGCCAGCCACCGGGCACCGGGTATCGGATGTTCGCTGAGCGACAGTGTGTCGAATCCGGCGCGTTCGGCCGCAATGGCCACGTCCCGCAGCGGCCCTGGATCGAGGACGTCTCCGTCGAGACCGCTTATTTCCGGGTAGTGGTAGATGAAACGCAATGTCACCGAGTGAACCCTCTCTGGCATGCGAGCACATACCTAGCTCGGCCAGGCATGCTTTCCAGAGATGAGAATAGCGATTACATATTTGAAAGTCACGCTCTCTTTACTTGTCGGCGGGCTTAGCCAACTCTTGGAACAACTTCTCCGTCATCTGCTGCGCCCGGTCGTTGCCGTCGGCATCTGCGACGAAGACTGCAAAGGCCAGATCACCACGTGATCCGAAGAACCAGCGATCGCCACCGCTTGCCGCACCGGCCGCAATCAGATCCGGGTATCCGGCCACACCGCCCGCGCCGCGCATGGAATCACGGAGCCGGTCGGTCACGTCGGCCGGCAGAGCTGACGCCGCAGTGTCGGCCGTCGCCGGCTGCCCGAACACCATCATCGGCGTCGGGGCACTGCCACGGGCAATGGACGCCGCGAGCATAGC
The nucleotide sequence above comes from Rhodococcus sp. KBS0724. Encoded proteins:
- a CDS encoding AI-2E family transporter, whose translation is MNKPITSDAKSVHPGVRIAAEWSWRLIVIFAGLVILGYVFHRLDTVLIPVGLALLTSALLIPFVDRIQTWGVPRSAAVVVVLLGALGIIAGIMTFVVEQFIDGLPQLTDQFAASVTQIQNWLTSGPFHFSEDQIRQAGDSIVKAVQANREQLTSGALTTATVVTEIFTGALLTFFTLIFFLYGGDQIWEFVTRIIPRESRRRIRIAGAAGFGSLIGYVRATVAVAAADAIGIGAGLAILGVPLALPLASLVFIGAFIPIVGAFLTGLLAVLVALVTKGFLTALIVLAIIVGVMQLEAHVMQPLLLGRAVRLHPLAVVLAITAGIVLAGIIGGLLAVPIVAVLNTAIRSLLADDPDAVYAELHVEDPETPLYPAEPDEPRTEPRTENPIPPDRITDD
- a CDS encoding SDR family NAD(P)-dependent oxidoreductase, with protein sequence MSTQWFEDRAGLDGCVAVITGGAGGLGGAIAADLAENGVRLAVVDIDAEAALRLRRELAEGGRDAVVHHGDARDPDVLNSLFEAAHERWGRLDILVNVVGGTFRTPFAESTPKGWDALLRTNFHHVLHACSLAVPMMKSGGRGGSIVNVTTIEAHRAAPGFAVYSAAKAAVEQFSRTLAVELAPDRIRVNNVAPDFVPTPNLARFGSGDHSMATPVGARVAIPMGRVGHVSDVSNSVVFLVSGLSTFITGTTLHPDGGTLASSGWFNWPDSGWANYAPTRFLEGHP
- a CDS encoding YceI family protein — encoded protein: MTAATTTLPALTAGTWVIDTVHSTVGFSVRHLVVSKVRGTFDEFSGKITVAEDGTPSVEAEISVASINTKNEQRDGHIKSADFFDVENYPTATFKSTAVRAKGSDFVLAGDFTLHGVTREVELNLEFNGVNPGMGNGPVAGFEATTVINRKDFDISIEMPLEGGGAVVGDKITITLEIEAGLQA
- a CDS encoding peptide MFS transporter, with protein sequence MSNSTEPAERTEKEDRGFFGQPFALANLFGVEMWERFSFYGMQGILIYYLYYSVSDGGLGISQAAATSIVGAYGGTVYLSTILGAWVADRLLGSERTLFYSASLVMAGHIALSVLPGMWGVGVGLVMVAFGSGGLKANATSLVGDLYSEKDVRRDAGFSIFYMGINIGGLVGPLLTGAVQDAWGFHAGFALAAVGMALGLIQYTLGRKHLHGIGAEPGNPLPADKRALYIGIGIAVIVVVAVASITGLITADNMSDVVVGLTIIASVGYFLLMLTSKKVTKVERSRVFAFIPMFIASAAFWSLFQQQFTTVPVISDKLLDRNLFGWDFPPTWVQSINPVFIIIFAGVFAAMWTKLGPRQPSSPIKFAIGTGIMGLAFLAFIPITGGGPNSAPLLGLAGVLLLFTFAELFLSPVGLSLATKLAPEHFHTQMVALFFLSVALGSSMAGTLAGHFDIDDSQPFFLIIGFSSIGIGVVLAAASPWIKKLMQGVQ
- a CDS encoding 2-isopropylmalate synthase, which translates into the protein MSTTWNKQKPSPMPSERYRAAWDRVDIPIFERTWPSNRTTAAPLWVPVDLRDGNQALAEPMDPDRKRRMFEMMVAIGYKEIEVGYPSASQTDFDFVRDLVRLDLVPDDVTIVVFTAARKDLIERTYQSIAGLPNAVVHMYTATAPTWRDVVLGKERDELHGMIFRAAEDVARGGDGHDGWRFEFSPEVFNLTEPDYILQVCNSLTELWDASPDRPVVHNLPATVEIATPNIYADQIEYMHHNLARRDSVILSVHPHNDRGTGVACAELAVLAGAQRVEGCLFGNGERTGNVDLVTLGLNLHAQGVDPEIDFTDIDDIRRTVEYCNRIPVHERHPYGGDLVYTAFSGTHQDAIKKGFAHHYERAEILGVDPSQAPWEVPYLPIDPADVGRDYQAVIRVNSQSGKGGIAYLLASEYGVELPRRLQIDFAARVQRETDGSGLEITADQLWNLLLREYGYNGGMRRYSVEHSSGSDDLFVVLDRDGRDITAQASASGPVEALARILTENGTAVDVLSLTQHSLPGNSDSPGSATSAVTITEALVNGVQQWGVAVHQSVTASALHSVYAAASHLCDASHTHLRKDSLRSIVEPTSN
- a CDS encoding FadR/GntR family transcriptional regulator; translated protein: MSPMVERKLLTDQAAELLRARIVGGEWGVGDKLPGETTLAAQLGIGRSTIREAVRTLAGLGMLESRQGAGVFLRSATPPDQWPRVLEAEAILHVVEVRNAVEIEAARLAAQRRDAVDVAALRQALDGRTAAAHSGDAAFVDADIAVHRAVVVAAHNPVLSELFETFVPRLRAALIELIAVLDLHPPSQPDADEHRMLVDAIEAGDAEAAVRISRAHLDDMAAALRR
- a CDS encoding sulfite exporter TauE/SafE family protein: MNLLDFLFLVVAGFFSGLVGFVTGLASIVSYPALLSVGLSPVSANMTNTVALVAVGVGALANSSREVADTGPKLVRWSLYSAAGGIIGALILWLAPEGSFESVVPAMVAFAALALLLQPKIRELSGGGDRPGIYSAALFAVAVYGGYFGAGAGVIFLAATLILTSETVWRATILKSFFLGIANLVAALIFAFSGQVHWVAALAMAIGALAGGWCGPPVVKKIPPSVLRVAVAIAGFALALWLWVK
- a CDS encoding DUF3054 domain-containing protein; amino-acid sequence: MKKYAPFLLIDAILVIIFCAIGRRTHEEANALAGLAKTSWPFLTGLVIGWAATFALYRDKFNAVLLLPTGIAVWLSTVVIGMVLRVLSGQGTQFSFIVVATLVLGAFLLGWRALVPVVAKIRARS
- a CDS encoding adenylate/guanylate cyclase domain-containing protein; the protein is MVSMLAANLIGAVLVFAFVRYGVPIEESDAIVADHVRNFAVFGIYLAFAGVVSLTAAAMMLRKVIRWRLRGGPPTRSEQMAALHAPLRQAIVHLVLWFLGGIIFVILTINEMPGLAIAVIVTVCMAATTTFGFTYMLGERILRPVAALALSEGEFDRTMAPGVGTRLAMTWGLGTLMPVAGIILLCATQLTTDLEFSPNSLAWAILLISIMAIVQAFALSMLTASQISDPIRQLRRAIERVQRGATDVRVEVFDGSEIGRLQVGFNRMMKESDERRLLRQLFGQHVGEDVARRALQFGTELGGETRFVAVLFVDMVGSTGAAAERPPGEVVELLNEFFRIVVDVIDRHHGFVNKFMGDAALAIFGAPLDRPDAPTAALAAARELRFKLDAITGLDIGIGVSAGLAVAGNIGAAERFEYTVIGDPVNEASRLTELAKFRPSRVLASTSALYFADEEEQAEWELGEQVQLRGRRRLTHLAWPQKYPEVEPEQIG
- a CDS encoding YbhN family protein, producing the protein MEQTGKSAWRLRRPPPSVAEPGRVRGRFWWMKYVLGLALITLLAVEGTLLWPKLNESWQALTEIHWGWVAACIAAQALSLSGYASVQRRLLNAAGVVAGHLKNLSVIYASTAMALTLPAGQVFSTAFTYKQTRKWGATPVVASWQLAMCGVIAAATLALLGATGALAFGTKVSPITLTISIICVALLFVGLRYIAQNPGSLERIGHWVLTRYNNFRDNHPDRGLSRWSEILAQLDSVELRRTDTVIAFGWSAIHRVADVACLGFACWAVGAQPSFAGLLIAFTAAKAVGSIPLVPGGLGYVDAALITALTIAGATGAQALASLLVYRMVSFVLVALVGWIVFLISFRSTHRDDADMTIDFERGEQPEN